The following nucleotide sequence is from Natronosalvus caseinilyticus.
CGGTATACGGTGACGTTACTGGATAACGAAACCTGTGCGGATCAGCCGTTGCTCACGAACGCGACGAATTGTATGCGACTGAGCGCTCAGAGCGCGGACATAGACGTCTACGTGCCAGTGACCGCCCCCGTCAACGATGGGAGTTCGGTTTCGGGCGGCACCATCCGGATCGTCCACGACGGCGACAAAGTCACACTCGAGCGTGATCGCTAATGTTCGACCGCACCACAACTCACGACCGCGAGGATCGCGCCGTCTCCGAGGTCCTGGCGTTCATCCTCGTGTTTACCATCATCATCGGCTCGGTGACGATGGTGTCGGTCTTCGGGATGCAGTCGCTGACGAGCTACCAGGAGGGTGAGCAACTTCGAAACGCCGAGCGGGCGATGGACGCCCTAAGCGACAACTTCAACGACGTGGTCCGGTACGACGGCGTGACGGCTCGAGCGGGGGAACTCAACCTTCGCGGTGGGTCGGTGTCGACGGCGCATCAGGGGACAGAGCTGACTATCGAGATCAAACGCAGTGGATCTCCAGACGCGGAGTATGACGTGACGACCGGCGGCCTCGTCTACGAAGCCGGCAGCGGCACCGACACCATC
It contains:
- a CDS encoding DUF7289 family protein; this translates as MFDRTTTHDREDRAVSEVLAFILVFTIIIGSVTMVSVFGMQSLTSYQEGEQLRNAERAMDALSDNFNDVVRYDGVTARAGELNLRGGSVSTAHQGTELTIEIKRSGSPDAEYDVTTGGLVYEAGSGTDTIAYEGGAIFRGDHTGNVALEEPMLRCRDDTAVVSLLVIEAEPRTLQSSEINQLRLTENTSKTTRRTYTGVDEVTVDVVESDYEMAWERTLEERGFGEDDCSLGGDGRVTIHVVYADLEY